The window AGCTTGGCTCTTGGTTCGGTAGAGTTCTATCATTCGGTTGTGGCGGATTTTTTTGACGGAGTCGGGGACGTCATCTTTGTAGCGGCGGTGGGCGGCggttttctgaaaaaaaaataggtaagcATGGTGGATAAGTATGAATAAAGTGTTGTAATAAAGTTACAAGTATTAAtgccataaaataaaattgaataccTACTAAGCGTAGCGCAGGATCTAAGGTAGAGTATTGAGCTTAATTCAGGAccctaataaggtattttgagCATCATGATCGAGAGATTCTAAAATAGCTTGAACATGGCTGTCCGTAAATTAGATAATTAAATCCAAGCACTTAGAATACAATTGTGACAAAAGTCAAAAATAATGAGTCGCCGTGCTGTAAGAATACCAAAAAACAATATTGTAGCATATAGAAGCAGGAACATGCAAGGGTTTCTATAGCTACccgtaccatgagtcactgacagtgtcaaaactgacacaTACGCTAATCAcgctaatatgcgagtacgagcgacaTGCATGGAAAGTAATTTACATTCTCGATAGCGTTTTTCAttgccaaactggtggtagccacacgCGGAGCGAAACGCGGAATACTGCAGTAGAACTATGCATAGCGTACGATTAGTATTCTGAGCGCTATAATTGAATCGTGACCATTGCAAgacaaaaaaaccggtcaagtgcgagtcggactcgccttccgagggttccgtacattatcAAATTTTgatgtggaacgtgaatgaaatgtctttaaaaaacccgtaggggtcggatcaaaaaccaaGTAATTAAACACaattcacgcttgactgcacgtatttaataggttttcctgtcatcaataggaaaagaactattttgtgtatttattttcaaaattttaaacttaGTAGTTTCTGAGATAAAGGGTGGGGAATGgttggacagacagacgcacgagtgatcctataggggttccgttttttcccttgtgaagtacggaaccctaaacttGGATGTTTACCTCCCTCATGCTGTAAGGGAACAGGAAGGCGATGTTGTAATCGACCTGCTTCATCAGAGTCATGGTTTCTTCAAACTCCTCGTCGGTCTCACCGCAGAACCCACAGATCATGTCGGTGGACAAACCCACTGGaatattacacaaatatataaCCCATATGAACTAAATGTAAATAGATTCAAATGAACTAAACTGGATCTTCCtcttttctttttatttcagcaattatttattaaaacggGACCTAATCGTgtgaaattaaatttataaatttactTCAGACGTTTCAAGGACgacgttgtccccgtggtctcgaaGCAGGCTGGCTAAAGTTGACACCAACATCTTCTAACCGCGCgagatttaaaaataaattttacgcgattaagtcccgttttagaaaataataatgagtaaaaatgatgaaagtttaaatcagtgtaaaGATTTCGGACACAAAATTGTTTCAATGATTAATAAAgagtattaattttttttcctttttattgtTATTAGCAATAAAAATTGGAATATTCTTATAAAAGCCCAATAAAGAGTATAAGAAGCGTATTAACCAgtattagttttaattaataCAAACGGCTCGATTACTTAAatcttaaaaaccgggcaagtgcgagtcggactcgcgcacgaagggttccgtaccataatgcaaaaataagcaaaaaaaaaacggtcacccatccaagtactgaccccgcccgacgttgcttaacttcgtcAATTTTTCTAGGAATTTTTTTTagggattttttttttaggaATGGAAAGATTTGCGATGTCttggtaggcttccgtagctcaattggttaAGAGCAACACACGGATTGTGGAGGATGCGGGTTCAAGTtctgccggaagcgtaaattttgccattttttcctttaatataaaatttgcttaacttcggtcaaaaatcacgtttgttgtatgggagcccttaaatctttattttattctgtttttaatatttgttgttatagcggcaacagaaatacatcatctgtgaaaatttcaactgtctacctatcacggttcgtgagatacagcctggtgacagacaggcggacggacggacagcagtcttagtaatagggtcccgttttaccctttgggtacggaaccctaaaaacgaagtaCTTAAAGGCCATGTTACCTCCCGGGATGGTATTTTTAACGTGGTCAACGAGCTGCAAGTAGGCCTCCCTCGTGTACCCGCGCCTCATCCTGTCAAGGACGGCAGAGGAGCCCGACTGCGCGGGCAGATGAAGCAGCTTGCAGATGTTCGGGCGCTCGTTGATCACTTGTAACACCTGGAAATAAGCATGCCGATTTACAAATATCAACAAAGATAGCTCTGATTTTTTTAACGTATTCAACATCGACACCACACTAGATACAAACcttatttattgaaaaatattattaaaaatgaaaaactgACTGATATTAAATTTTGcggtttatattaaattttgttattagtagtagcagttgcaccgcccacaatctctcttctttgccttaaggttgactggtagagaatgcttttggcattaagttcgccttttgaagtataaataaataaatatttcacttATTTTCACTGAGAGAAACGTGAAACGGAACGCAATCGCGTCAGCATCAACTTTCGAACTATCATACGATTTATTAAGTTTTCATAAGTTTTTTCAAAGTTTTACCTGCAAAGTGGTGATAATTGGACACAATAACAAATATATTTAGTGAATTAATAGAAATATTAGTGTAAATAGTGAAGTTTTTGACACACAACACCGTATACAAATTCTAACCTAAAATTTGCAAATCACGTTTGTGACACCGACATAGAAGAGACATCTTTGAATGATGTCTACATCAATACATCTTGAAAACGGATAAAACAACAATCACAATGACAAAACATAACGACGCCACCCCGTCAACAAGCAAAATCGTGGAAACAACAGCCACAAAAAAACAGTTCGTTCAACAGGTTTTCCACAGTGCGCTTTTCAATACAACACCAAGAGAACGAAGTAATTCAACCGGAGAAAACCAAAAAACGTTACCAACGCCTAATTTagacgaaaataataaaaacaacaaacctCGTTCACACGAAAATGAAAGTGATCAAGACAAAAGCAATAAAATACCGTGGCAGAAAGTTCCAGAATACGGTCAAAAGAGATACCGCTCACCAGAGCAAGCCAAAACAACACACAAAATCCAGAAAAGAAATGAAGCAAGACAGCAAAGGTTCAATATGAACCGTCCAGACTGTGGAAATACAGATTCCCTTGAAATAAGAAACCGTTTCGCACCCTTGCCTACCGATGAACAAGAAAGTAACATCCAAAACCAGGCTGCAGATGCAGAAAAGCCTAAACGATCATCAAAACCTCCACCAATTGTACTATTTGGTATTATGGATGTACAAAAACTCACGGACTGTCTGCATGAAGTAGTCAGCGACAATGAATATACATACAAGATAGTGAACAGCACAAAGCTCATAATATACACACACACAATGGAAATATATCAGAAAATGATGGATCACATTAGAAGTAAAGGATTAATTGGGCATACATTCACAAGAAAAGAAGACAGGTGTATAAaaatagtaattaaaaatcTTCACTACACAACACCCACAGAGGAAATAATAAAAGCCATAGAAGAAACCGGGAACAAAGTACGAGGAGAGATTATAAATGTCAAACGTAAGGACAACAAGGAACCATTTAATGTCTTCTTTGTCAACCTGGAACCAAATGAAAAAAACAATGAtgccaaaaaaatcaaatatatttatcaTCAGTGTGTGAAAATAGAAGATCCACATAAAAGTACAACAATCGTGCAGTGTACCCGATGTCAACAATATGGACACACTAAAAACAACTGTCTAAGGCCCTATAGGTGTGTCAAATGTGCGGGGGCCCATGACAGTAAGACATGCACTAAGGACAGAAAGACACCTGCCACATGTGCGCTGTGTGGAGGTAAGCACCCTGGGAGCTACAAAGGCTGCCAAGTATACCGGGAAATAGCAGCCCGAAGAAGGAACAAAACACCCAAAACAAACAAGGCCAGCCAGGATGAGACTAACGCCCAAATAGTGAAACCAGTTGAACCTTCATACAAACCAGTTGAACCCTCATACCAACTAGTCGAACCCTCATACCAACTAGTCGAACCTTCATACGTATCAGTTGAACCTTCATACCAACCTGTTAAAATGAACTTGGTACAGGGAACATCAGACAATACATCATACAGTAATGTGATAAATCAAAACATCAATAGACCTTACAGGGAAATGAGGCAAGAATGCCAACCCACATATCATGAATCTACTTTgaacaaaaatgaaattaatagtGACTGGCAATGTacacttatacaaactattaacAAACAAACCAAGCAAATAGAGCTACTAATACAACAAATGGGTACATTAATGTCCCTCATCACCGCCCTTATAAGCCGCAAATGAAACAATTAAGAATTGCAACATGGAACATAAACGGTTTGGCCCCAAGCCAAAACGATCTTAAAATGTTActacaaacaaacaaaattgacattattttaatatcagaAACACACCTAAATGATAAAAAAGACTTTAAACTAGAAAACTATGAAGTATACAACACCAATCATCCTGATGGTACATCACATGGTGGTACTGcagtgttaattaaaaaaaatataaagcacTTCACACACAGTCAATTTAAGGAAAATTACCTTCAAGCCACTACAATTACTGTTCAGGATAGATCCGGGGAGTATAATGTAAGCGCTGTATATTGTCCTCCTAAACACAATATCAATGAAGCAATGTTCTACAACTACTTTAAAACACTTGGCTCCAGATATATATGCGGCGGGGACTGGAACAGCAAGCACACACACTGGGGATCAAGATTAGTGACAACCCGCGGCAGAGAACTAAAAAAGTGCATAGACAGACTCAAATTGACCACATTATCATCAGGTGAACCAACATACTGGCCTACAGATTCTAAGAAGTGCCCTGATCTCCTTGACTTTTTCATTGTGAAGGGTTTTTCAAACATATATTTTGAAATGGAGAGCTGCCTCGACTCTTCTTCAGACCACACACCAGTGATAGGGACTTTTAGTTCCACGGCACTTTACAAGGAACAAAACATGGCATTATGCAATCACAAAACTGACTGGACTACATTTACAGACATCCTTAACACAGAGTTAAACCTCAGAATAAGATTAAAATCAGCGGAAGACATAGATGATGCAACATTCTATATTACCAACAAAATTCAAGAAGCTGCATGGTGTTCAACCCCATACAACAAAACATCCAGTAAGGTTAAAAATATTCCTTCGCAAATCCGAGACAAGATACAGGAAAAAAGAAGACTTCGAAGAAAATGGCACCAAAGTAGGCATGTAGAAGATAAAAAAGCACTCAATAGGTCAGCCAGAGAACTAAGAGCATTGATCAAGGAAAACGAAAACTACACACTGCAACAGAAGCTTTCATCTCTAACAGCGACTAAAAGCAATGACTATTCACTATGGAaaataacaaaacagtttaaaagACCACAAAAACCAATCCCTCCAATAAAAACACAGTCGGGAACGTGGGCCAGAAAAGAAGCAGAAAAAGCAGAAACCTTTGCTTTACACTTAAGTCATATTTTCACACCTAACACTTCTATGTCCCCAGAAACTGATAAATTAGTGGAAGAATGCATAACAAGTGATCAACAGCTGTCATTACCACTAAAACTAGTGACACCAAATGAAGTATATAACACCATCAGACATTTGGgcaataaaaaggcacctggcTTTGACCTCATCACTGCAGAAATACTGAAACGCATACCAAGGAAACCAGTTGTATTTTTATGCATGCTCTTCAATGCTATCCTTAGACTGCACTATTACCCTAAACTGTGGAAAGTATCACAAATTTGTATGCTGCCAAAGCCTGGGAAACCACCTACAGAACCTACTTCATACAGACCAATAAGTCTCCTCCCAACGATATCCAAGGTATTTGAAAAAATCCTCCTAAGAAGATTAAAACCCATACTAGAAGTAGAAAACATCATCCCTAATCATCAATTTGGCTTCAGGGAACAACACTCTACAGTCGAACAGGTTCACAGAGTTGTAACAAAGATAAGAAACACACTGGAATGCAAGGAATATTGTGCTGCCGTCTTCCTTGATATCCAGCAAGCCTTCGATAAAGTATGGCATGAAGGACTGTTATACAAGTTAAAAACAAGGCTGCCCAACTCATACTACATGGTCCTTAAGTCATACCTACTAGAAAGAAAATTCCAAGTCAAATTTGGCGAAGAGACATCAAAACTGTATGACATTAAAGCATCAGTCCCACAAGGATCTGTCCTCGGCCCAGTATTATATTCAATCTACACTGCTGACCTGCCGGTCTCCGATGAAGTGATCACAGCAACATATGCGGATGACACAGCTTGTCTTGCAAGTGACAAAAAACCTGAAATCGCATCACAAAAACTACAAACACATTTGAAAGATATTGAACACTGGCTCGAGATCTGGAGGCTCAAACCCAGTGTAACAAAATCTGTCCAAATAACCTTCACACTACGCAAGGGAGACTGCCCACCAGTGACTATGCGAGGCGAACCCCTTCCTAGCCAAAGCTGCGTCAAATATCTAGGACTCCACCTCGACAGAAGACTTACCTGGGCCAACCACATCAAAATGAAAAGAAAAGAAGCAGATATCAAATGCAGGAACTTATACTGGCTAATTGGAAGACAATCAACTCTAACACTTAACAACAAACTACTGATATACAAATGTATAATAAAACCGATATGGACTTATGGAATACAGCTATGGGGATCAGCCAGCAACTCAAACTTAGAAATACTTCAAAGATTCCAGAACAAAACCCTAAGAAGGATCACGTGTGCACCATTACTGGTCAGAAATAGTGAAATACATGAATACACAGAAATACCAACAATAAAACAAGAGGTAAACGAATACTGCAAAAAGTACAAGGAAAGACTTCAAAACCACTGCAACGAATTAGCCAGAAACCTGTTAAACGAACAAGACTACACACCGAGGCTAAAAAGATGGCACATCCTAGGGCTAGACCAGAGACAATAAGCCCCCACGTAAACTGGTGATGGTGCTCAGTGGAACACCACCCTAAATaacaacctaaaaaaaaaaaaagaaacaaaccaTCTGATTATGGCTAGAACAGCCGATTGCAGATTTAagttgagaaaaaaaaaaaaaaaaaattttcactgAGAGttccttaaaaataaagttggtcaagcagatcttgtcagtagaaaaaggcggcaaatttgaaaaatgtaggtggcAAGGgagatcgtctcatagaaaatttgaatttcgcgcctttttctactgacaagatttgcttgaccatctatatttactGATAGCTTTTAAAATCAGCCAACGCTCACCTCATCGGGGAAGTCCTTGGGATGCGCGGCGGTGAATCTCACGCGCATGTCCGGGACGGCGGCCGACACCTGCTCCAGGAGGTCCGCGAAACGAAGCCCGCCTTTCTTCGGCTTGTAAACTGTTTTGAAGCCTGCGAGCGAATTTAATAGTAATTTAACTGGTTAGCAGACGACTCCGTTTGATACCATCGTCAACATTATTACTAATtgtcaatttttagggttccgtacccaaagggtaaaacgggaccctattactaaaactctgctgtccgtccgtccgtccgtctgtcaccaggcagtatctcacgaaccgtgatagctagacagttgaaattttcacagatgatgtatttctgttgccgctataacaacaaatactaataacagaataaaataaagatttaagtggggctcccatacaacaaacgtgatttttgaccgaagttaagcaacgtcgggcggggtcagtacttggatgggtgaccgttttgtttttgcctttttttgcattatggtacacgagcttcgtgcgcgagtccgactcgcacttgcccggttttattaaattaaatttaaaaggcATAAGTCACACTAGCCCCGCCGCCCGCCTGCCGGGGCCTGGCGGCAGGGTCGTGGCGCGGCAGACAGTATGACAGATGCAAGACTTTACTAACTgttttaacaattaaaatttgattaatatgaaagtgtcattttatttcCTCGCAAGTATGTTGAAAAACGTCGTATGAAACGCGTGTGCAATAGGCACAAGTAGAAAGAAACATTACAATATATTTACGATATTACGATTACGTGGTAGATCCTCAGTCATTGTCTAAGCCTGGTTGTATAGCCTCTAGCCACCCAGACATAaaaacttgccaagacaaaTGCAAATTCTcatttgtcttttttttttattattatgaacgggcttactcatggccacagactagccgaggcgtagacgtggccaacgatggagcgagctcgcccagaaggtgcctgttcactcttgatttgaaggttacCGGGTCTAAATAGAAATTCAAAATAGAATGGAAAGGACCTTTTTATAGACCCCTGGGCAGCTAGAGGAAAAACCATCTTGCctccgtcacagaataaataatagtaactgttacgatcagcacagatacggccgctaggtggcgacagcgccacgcgcggcttatggcaaaccccaaaattggggccgaacggatgtgcttttagctacctgtagcaaagcgacgaaatcgcggagtgagccacgcctgcctccGTCTAAAAGACCTCACCTTTCGCCAACTGCGTATCTAGCCTCTCGTCGTCCGGATTTTCCCTCGGGTCTCTATAGCTGTTCACATTCTGTCCCAGCAACGTGATCTCCTTAACGCCCCGGTCTGCGAGTAGCCGCGCCTCGTCGACTATGGAGCGTAGCGGTCGCGAGCGCTCGCGGCCGCGGGTGAACGGCACTATGCAGTATGTACACATGTTGTCACAGCCACGCATTATAGAGCTGAGGAAAAAAACGTACAAAATTTAAATCTAAATTAGAATAAACAAAAGATAAACAACAAACACCATTTGGTAAATCAAGAACTATTGGCAGGCAAAGGAAAATGGTGACATACACGAATGACTCAGGTTTATCCACTTATGTCAGAGATATtgccataataataatatacactTACATGAAAGCAGAGACACTGTCCTGGTTAAGTCTCACAGGCACCACATCAGCATAAGTTTCGTCCAAGGACAGAAGCACATTGACAGCAGTTTGGCCGCTTTCTGTTAAGGCTAGCAGCCGAGGCAGGTCCCGGTAGCTATCTGGACCAGCCACTGGAAAATTAGATTCGGATTAAACATGTTTAAATCTATGAAAGACTGGGGTAAGAATATTCTAATAATTTCCATCTATGTTTCAGTGTTTTTGGTTGATGTTAAATAATTTTTCAATTGCTTGCTCCAGTGCCTCCACTCACATACACGGGTCGTAATCTTAAGGCCCGGCTATACTTCGTTccgaataattaatttttgtgatATAATGTGGTCAATCATCGAATCGCCTGCCGCGCGCTGCCGCCGCGAATAAGTTCaaattggctcgcgagccaaaatACAGGTTTGCCGCGGTCGAACATTgctcgcgcggccgccgcgcaatATCTAGACGCGCCTTTAGGctactttttatatatattttttttttattattaagccCTTTAttccttaaatatataattctaattgctaaattaaattttatattatttctaatTTAAGGACCCCTTTtgggtataggcctcctccaatcTTTTCCAGTATATCCTATTTTTTGCATCATGGGTCCAATTAGGCCCAGTTATTGAGACAATATCGTCTATCCACCTTGTCTGTGGTCTCCCACGGTGTCTGGTACCTTGAGGTCCTTGCCATTCTGTGACCGTCTTTGTCCATCTTTGGTCTTCTAATCTGGCTTtataataatttcataaaaagaCAAATGTTTCACTACAAAAGACAGAACGCAAACAAAATGTTTCTTACCAACATCaacagttttttctttttcaataaGCTTGGTCTTCAGCCGCTCTGCCATACAGCCCAGCAAACCAATTTTAACCGGCCTGTCCTTGTTCTTCTGCGCCCGACGTCTTTTGAACCCTCTCAAGTGGTCCAAACGGTGCCATATCTTACTCTCAGCCCCTTCCCGTATCGCACAAGTCATGACCAGGAATATATCCGCTTCCTCCTCAATTTCCGTCTTCTCGAAACCCTCTTTCTTCAAAATAGACCAAACAATTTCCGTATCATTCAAGTTCATTTGACATCCGTACACATCGAAATACACTTTGCGATTTGAAGCAAATGTTACATTTTCTGGTAAATATGGAATATGAGGCCTATCTAGAAATACGGGCTCAGATTCCCCAATTATAAATTCCTTTAGGCCAGGCCcctgttttattttatcacgttTTGAAGTTAGTTGAGTACCGTCTGATAAACATCGCCAATTTCTGGATATATATTTACTGGATAAATTCAGCAAGCGCTGAGTACGACGTAATAAAGACATTTTTGCGGTGTATTTATcgtttttacatatttatcgTTCTTAAATCTATTAAATAAGAGGAATTTCTATCACGTAACCTAAAATTTTTGCTGCTGATTTGTTGACAAATTGATGTGTCAAAATGACTTAAGCGGGCATTACATTATACAATTTGCAGAGCGCTAATTAAGTGTTGCTCGGCGAGATAAAAAAAAGCTTGTTCATTACactctcctagtgagtattatattctttgattacACTATACACTAGCTAGCAACGCTAGTTAGTGTCTTATTTTCATTTCAGCAGTGATCATCGTTCGAAGCGGACGTCGCGTATCGGTCGAAGGTCGCGTTTCATGTCGAATTCTTTGTACATTTCGAGAAGCACTTGTTACCATAATTTCTAATATCTTTGTTTTTGTAATCTTTATGTTTTTTATACCATAAAAATGGCATGTCTTTATAAAGTTCATGattgaagaagaagattttagcagtaggtacttacttttccCTATAGTCTGTGACTGCGTCATTTTGAACTGAAATGCAATAACTAAAACAAGAAAACATCCATCATACGCGTGTTCGAGTGCGTCGGTGGCGTGCCGACAACTGACCTTACACAGTAAGCGCTGAGCGCGCTAAAACCATTTACACTATGCGTTCTAGTGCGCTAGATAGCGTTAGTGCGGCAGAGCACATGCGATTGCACTAGATTGGGTCTCTAACTGGCTAACTGTCTTTACACTATACTAAATTAGTGCGCTAACTCAGCTAGCGCACTGCAAATTGTATAATGTAATGCCCGCTTTAATTGAgtcgtatttttagggttccgtacccaaagggtaaaacgggaccctattactaagacttcgctgtccgtccgtccgtccgtccgtccgtccgtccgtctgtcaccaggctgtatctcacgaaccgtgatagttaaacagttgaaattttcacagatgatgtatttctgttgccgctataacaacaaatactaaaaacaataaaataaagatttaa of the Cydia fagiglandana chromosome 17, ilCydFagi1.1, whole genome shotgun sequence genome contains:
- the LOC134672739 gene encoding CDK5RAP1-like protein, whose amino-acid sequence is MSLLRRTQRLLNLSSKYISRNWRCLSDGTQLTSKRDKIKQGPGLKEFIIGESEPVFLDRPHIPYLPENVTFASNRKVYFDVYGCQMNLNDTEIVWSILKKEGFEKTEIEEEADIFLVMTCAIREGAESKIWHRLDHLRGFKRRRAQKNKDRPVKIGLLGCMAERLKTKLIEKEKTVDVVAGPDSYRDLPRLLALTESGQTAVNVLLSLDETYADVVPVRLNQDSVSAFISIMRGCDNMCTYCIVPFTRGRERSRPLRSIVDEARLLADRGVKEITLLGQNVNSYRDPRENPDDERLDTQLAKGFKTVYKPKKGGLRFADLLEQVSAAVPDMRVRFTAAHPKDFPDEVLQVINERPNICKLLHLPAQSGSSAVLDRMRRGYTREAYLQLVDHVKNTIPGVGLSTDMICGFCGETDEEFEETMTLMKQVDYNIAFLFPYSMREKTAAHRRYKDDVPDSVKKIRHNRMIELYRTKSQALNQSEIGNTHLVLIEGTVAKTGQLLGRNEFYMKVVFDQCEIESQDGGKVRMKPGDFVAVKITGAKSSVLTGVPMYHSSVREFYRDVSWGERYRLKV